A section of the Gloeobacter violaceus PCC 7421 genome encodes:
- a CDS encoding sugar transferase, whose protein sequence is MEILTRKSELRGFAPSPANKRLLDTLAALVGLVLLAPVFACIAVAIRLDSPGPVFFRQGRRGLGGRTFRVWKFRTMVIDAEAQLSRLEQFNESEGGVLFKMKDDPRITRLGQFLRRTSLDELPQLLNVLAGEMSLVGPRPLQERDCRKAGAGFDSKRLALRQSVRPGITGLWQVRGRSELSFEQMLQLDLEYIDNWCLSQDLAILWQTVVVVLAKKGAY, encoded by the coding sequence ATGGAAATTCTCACACGCAAATCCGAGTTGCGCGGCTTTGCTCCCTCGCCGGCGAACAAGCGCCTTCTCGATACGTTGGCGGCCCTGGTGGGCCTGGTGTTGCTGGCGCCCGTGTTTGCCTGCATCGCCGTGGCCATTCGTCTCGATTCGCCCGGTCCGGTGTTTTTCCGCCAGGGACGTCGAGGCCTGGGCGGCCGGACCTTTCGCGTCTGGAAGTTCCGGACGATGGTCATCGACGCGGAGGCCCAACTGAGTCGCTTGGAGCAGTTCAACGAATCGGAAGGCGGAGTGCTTTTCAAGATGAAAGACGACCCGCGCATCACCCGTCTGGGCCAGTTCCTGCGGCGCACCAGCCTTGACGAGTTGCCGCAACTGCTCAATGTGCTGGCAGGCGAGATGAGCCTGGTGGGACCGCGACCGCTGCAGGAGCGCGACTGCCGCAAAGCCGGCGCCGGTTTTGACAGCAAGCGCCTCGCTTTGCGCCAATCGGTCCGGCCGGGAATCACCGGCCTGTGGCAGGTGCGCGGCCGCAGTGAGCTGAGCTTTGAGCAGATGTTGCAACTGGATCTCGAATATATCGACAACTGGTGCCTCAGCCAGGATCTGGCGATTCTCTGGCAAACCGTTGTCGTGGTGTTGGCTAAAAAAGGCGCCTACTAG
- a CDS encoding IS5 family transposase has translation MQTQAYLFDLSEYQWQLIASYIPPARFGGRPRSADTRAVVSAIFYKEMTGCPWRQLPADLPPWPTVYAYFRQWQDSGVWRRICSVLDTRFARESSAA, from the coding sequence ATGCAAACCCAAGCGTACCTTTTTGATCTGTCGGAATATCAGTGGCAGTTGATTGCGTCGTACATTCCGCCTGCCAGGTTCGGCGGCCGGCCGCGCTCCGCCGACACCCGCGCCGTCGTGAGCGCCATCTTTTACAAAGAGATGACGGGCTGCCCCTGGCGGCAACTTCCGGCCGATCTGCCGCCGTGGCCCACGGTGTATGCGTATTTTCGCCAATGGCAGGACAGCGGTGTCTGGCGGCGCATCTGCAGTGTGCTCGACACACGCTTTGCGCGGGAAAGCTCCGCAGCGTAG
- a CDS encoding dicarboxylate/amino acid:cation symporter, whose translation MNREAGMPLHTRIFIGLAVGLGLGLLCNIVLPGDPRVQWVVANVAYPAGQIFLRSIFMIVIPLIFTAIVLGIADLGDIKKIGRIGLKTLLFTVVITGISVLIGLTLVNTVKPGVGLSEQSRTALIGALSNNEKVSGIVTSAGEAKTPIQTLVEIIPRNPLADAVYAFDPEYRGGGLLSVMFFSVVFGVALAVSDPRRTAPLVQGLQGLYDVIMKIIEFAMNLAPYGVAALIFTTASQLGFEVILVLLKYVLVVIAALAIHQFVTYGLIVRFFARLNPLKFFQSIREVMLTAFSTSSSNATLPTAIRVSSNELKLNRDIANFVLTVGSTANQNGTALYEGITVLFLAQFYGVELTIGQQLTVVLLSILAGVGTAGVPGGSLPLVVLVLQTVGVPAEGIGIILGVDRILDMCRTVVNVTGDITLAACVDASENRASAKDTGVA comes from the coding sequence ATGAACCGCGAAGCCGGAATGCCTCTGCATACGCGTATATTTATCGGTCTGGCCGTCGGGCTGGGGCTGGGGCTGCTGTGCAACATTGTGCTGCCCGGTGACCCGCGCGTGCAGTGGGTGGTGGCCAACGTCGCCTACCCGGCGGGCCAGATCTTTTTGCGCTCGATCTTTATGATCGTTATCCCTTTGATTTTCACCGCCATCGTGCTGGGAATAGCCGATCTCGGCGACATCAAAAAAATCGGCCGCATCGGCCTCAAGACACTGCTGTTTACGGTCGTGATTACCGGCATCTCGGTGCTCATCGGCCTGACGTTGGTCAATACCGTCAAGCCGGGTGTGGGTCTATCTGAACAGAGCCGCACCGCGCTGATTGGTGCCCTTAGCAATAACGAAAAAGTTTCGGGAATCGTCACCTCCGCAGGCGAGGCGAAGACACCGATCCAGACGCTGGTCGAAATTATTCCCCGCAACCCGCTTGCCGATGCGGTCTACGCCTTTGATCCCGAATACCGCGGCGGCGGGTTGCTGTCGGTGATGTTCTTTTCGGTAGTCTTCGGTGTGGCGCTTGCCGTGAGCGATCCCCGGCGCACCGCACCCCTGGTGCAAGGGTTACAGGGGCTCTACGACGTGATCATGAAGATCATCGAATTTGCCATGAACCTCGCACCCTACGGCGTGGCGGCCCTTATCTTCACAACAGCCTCCCAGCTCGGTTTTGAAGTCATCCTGGTGTTGCTCAAGTACGTGCTGGTGGTGATCGCTGCCCTTGCCATCCACCAGTTTGTCACCTACGGTCTTATCGTTCGTTTTTTCGCTCGCCTCAATCCGCTCAAATTCTTTCAAAGCATCCGCGAGGTGATGCTGACGGCTTTCTCCACCAGCTCCTCCAATGCCACGCTGCCCACGGCCATCCGCGTCAGTTCCAACGAACTCAAACTCAACCGCGACATCGCCAACTTCGTGCTGACCGTCGGCTCGACCGCCAACCAAAATGGTACAGCTTTGTACGAAGGAATCACGGTTTTGTTTCTTGCCCAGTTCTACGGTGTGGAATTGACCATTGGCCAACAATTGACCGTCGTGCTCTTGTCTATCCTGGCCGGGGTGGGCACGGCGGGCGTTCCCGGCGGCTCGCTGCCCCTGGTGGTTCTGGTGCTGCAGACAGTCGGAGTGCCTGCCGAAGGCATCGGCATCATTCTGGGGGTGGACCGCATTCTCGACATGTGCAGAACCGTGGTCAACGTCACCGGCGACATTACCCTGGCCGCCTGTGTCGATGCCAGTGAGAACAGGGCCTCCGCCAAAGATACCGGTGTGGCCTGA
- a CDS encoding arginase family protein, whose protein sequence is MVQASAARRAKVVLIPVVSEGGPEAAQGIQAVLEASLVIEAFDEELRADPFAVGIDAMRAFWDEPPFANAEQAVGIVLDHRQFALVLAGERTLSLGAVRAAWKRHRDLAVVQVAAHAQLRSEVEGDPYGPWCLAARLGDWGLPVVQVGVRSLSRAEWDWYEAQGQDRHRIFWSRQFRAHCPEAQSWDVPEVLAAIEPERPLYLSIDIGGLDAPMAAMAEHPEPGGLGWFALLRLLRALFERHAVVACDLSGFGAEASPAASAPLARLLHKIVGYKFYGGRG, encoded by the coding sequence ATGGTCCAGGCGAGTGCCGCGCGCCGGGCGAAAGTGGTGTTGATCCCGGTGGTTTCTGAGGGAGGGCCGGAGGCAGCCCAGGGTATCCAGGCTGTGCTGGAGGCCAGCCTGGTCATCGAAGCATTCGATGAAGAATTGCGCGCCGATCCGTTCGCGGTCGGCATCGATGCGATGCGCGCCTTTTGGGACGAGCCGCCCTTTGCCAATGCCGAGCAGGCGGTCGGGATTGTGCTCGACCACCGACAGTTTGCCCTAGTGCTGGCGGGGGAGCGCACCCTCAGCCTCGGAGCGGTGCGGGCCGCCTGGAAGCGCCACCGCGATCTGGCCGTGGTGCAGGTGGCCGCCCACGCCCAACTGCGCAGCGAGGTCGAAGGCGATCCCTACGGCCCCTGGTGCCTGGCGGCCCGACTCGGAGACTGGGGGTTGCCGGTGGTGCAGGTGGGGGTCCGCTCCCTCAGCCGTGCGGAATGGGATTGGTACGAAGCCCAGGGCCAGGATCGCCACCGCATCTTCTGGTCCCGGCAATTTCGCGCCCACTGCCCGGAGGCCCAAAGTTGGGATGTGCCCGAAGTGCTCGCAGCGATTGAACCCGAACGCCCGCTCTATTTGAGCATCGACATCGGCGGCCTCGACGCTCCGATGGCGGCGATGGCCGAGCACCCCGAGCCCGGCGGACTGGGTTGGTTCGCGCTGCTGCGGCTTTTGCGCGCGCTTTTCGAGCGCCACGCAGTGGTGGCCTGCGACCTGAGCGGCTTTGGCGCCGAGGCTTCCCCGGCCGCCAGTGCCCCCCTCGCCCGTCTGTTGCACAAGATCGTCGGCTACAAGTTTTACGGCGGCCGAGGCTGA
- the cobS gene encoding adenosylcobinamide-GDP ribazoletransferase: MRDWLAALLFYTALPLPLGPVSFDRIARWLPAVGLVVGGLNAGVYALLLALGFAAHLAALLAVVAGLWITGGLHLDGLIDTADGWAAGPERRLAAMADSAVGAFGVMAAVALLAAKTSALADLAGAAAPAALVLAAVSARWGQLVTIGWFPYLKSEGKGKFLKDNTHWPADGWFGTAWWLASLIALGSVYPAVALAAGIGGALGALLGGALVARRFGGHTGDTYGAVIEVGEAVALVLATLV; the protein is encoded by the coding sequence ATGCGCGACTGGCTTGCCGCTTTGTTGTTCTATACCGCTTTACCATTGCCCCTGGGCCCGGTGTCCTTCGATCGCATCGCCCGCTGGCTGCCGGCGGTGGGCCTGGTGGTGGGCGGCCTGAACGCCGGGGTGTACGCGCTGCTGTTGGCGCTGGGGTTTGCAGCCCACCTGGCCGCGCTGCTTGCGGTCGTGGCGGGGTTGTGGATCACCGGCGGGCTGCACCTCGACGGGCTCATCGACACCGCCGACGGTTGGGCCGCAGGCCCCGAGCGGCGTCTTGCCGCCATGGCCGACAGCGCCGTGGGTGCCTTCGGGGTGATGGCCGCCGTTGCCCTGTTGGCCGCCAAGACCTCTGCCCTGGCCGATCTGGCCGGTGCTGCCGCCCCCGCGGCCCTGGTGCTCGCGGCGGTCTCCGCCCGCTGGGGACAACTGGTCACCATCGGTTGGTTTCCCTATCTCAAAAGCGAAGGCAAGGGCAAGTTCTTGAAGGACAACACCCACTGGCCCGCCGACGGCTGGTTCGGTACTGCCTGGTGGCTGGCGAGCCTGATCGCCCTGGGGAGCGTGTACCCGGCGGTGGCCCTTGCCGCCGGAATCGGAGGGGCACTCGGTGCCCTGCTGGGCGGAGCGCTCGTCGCCCGCCGCTTCGGCGGCCACACCGGCGACACCTACGGAGCGGTGATCGAAGTGGGGGAGGCGGTGGCGCTGGTGCTTGCCACCCTCGTCTAA
- a CDS encoding HNH endonuclease has protein sequence MGKVLVLNASYEPLNITSWRRAVVLLLKEKAEQVEHNGRILKSSFPLPTVIRLRQYVQVPYKEIPLTRRNVLHRDGHTCQYCGSKEDLTIDHVVPRSKGGEDAWENVTTACVRCNIKKGNRTPKEAAMPLTTMPRRPHSSLHFEITKHLRGGINEEWRKYVIGMS, from the coding sequence ATGGGTAAAGTGCTCGTTCTCAATGCTTCGTACGAACCGCTGAATATTACCAGTTGGCGTCGGGCGGTGGTGCTGTTGCTCAAAGAGAAGGCGGAGCAGGTCGAGCACAACGGCAGGATCCTCAAAAGCAGTTTTCCGCTTCCCACGGTGATCCGCCTGAGGCAGTACGTACAGGTCCCTTATAAAGAAATTCCCCTCACCCGCCGCAACGTGTTGCACCGCGACGGTCACACCTGCCAGTACTGCGGCTCCAAAGAGGATCTCACCATCGACCACGTCGTGCCCCGGTCGAAGGGGGGAGAGGACGCCTGGGAGAACGTGACAACCGCCTGCGTGCGCTGCAACATCAAAAAAGGCAACCGCACCCCCAAGGAGGCGGCCATGCCCCTGACCACCATGCCGCGCCGGCCCCATAGTTCGTTGCACTTCGAGATCACCAAACACCTGCGCGGCGGCATTAACGAAGAGTGGCGCAAGTACGTGATCGGCATGTCATAG
- a CDS encoding M23 family metallopeptidase, giving the protein MEPRHPEHWSIRIARPGREPVITDVRPAAAVCAAVLALVGLVAGVRLALNHFERTVSGFERTVTSERERNAALEVQAGRLLGKLEQLEAEVRSLQRQANLAPTIDATGQGGAGGAEPGAGAGMMLSIANLRLDKLSKAMRAKKTIALALAERSARPAGLPVVGARLTSGFGPRRDPVMGGVELHSGLDFAGPYGLPIRATAPGRVSRAGWGNGWGQHIVIDHGYGFETLYAHLSRLEVRAGDSVGRGEVVGRMGSTGRSTGTHLHYTVYLDAQAVDPSPYLGEAPPVPAL; this is encoded by the coding sequence ATGGAGCCCCGTCATCCCGAGCACTGGTCGATCCGCATAGCCCGTCCAGGGCGCGAACCGGTGATCACCGACGTGAGGCCGGCGGCGGCAGTATGCGCGGCGGTGCTGGCGCTGGTGGGGCTTGTTGCGGGAGTGCGTCTGGCGCTTAACCATTTCGAGCGCACCGTGAGCGGCTTTGAGCGCACGGTGACCAGTGAGCGCGAGCGCAACGCGGCACTCGAGGTGCAGGCGGGCCGCCTATTGGGTAAGCTCGAGCAACTCGAAGCGGAGGTGCGCTCTTTGCAGCGCCAGGCGAACCTCGCCCCCACCATCGACGCTACCGGACAGGGCGGAGCGGGCGGCGCCGAACCGGGGGCCGGAGCGGGAATGATGCTTTCGATCGCCAATTTGCGCCTCGACAAACTCTCAAAGGCGATGCGCGCCAAAAAGACGATCGCCCTGGCCCTGGCGGAGCGCTCCGCCCGCCCGGCGGGATTACCCGTGGTGGGTGCCCGCCTTACCTCGGGCTTCGGGCCGCGCCGCGATCCGGTGATGGGTGGCGTCGAATTGCACAGTGGCCTCGATTTTGCCGGCCCCTACGGTCTGCCCATTCGCGCCACCGCCCCCGGCCGGGTGAGCCGGGCGGGCTGGGGTAACGGCTGGGGTCAGCATATCGTCATCGATCACGGCTACGGCTTTGAAACGCTTTACGCCCACCTTTCGCGCCTCGAAGTGCGTGCAGGCGACAGCGTGGGGCGCGGCGAAGTGGTGGGCCGCATGGGCAGCACCGGCCGCTCCACCGGCACCCACTTGCACTACACGGTCTACCTCGACGCTCAGGCGGTCGATCCGAGCCCGTACCTGGGCGAAGCGCCGCCTGTTCCGGCGCTATGA
- the murD gene encoding UDP-N-acetylmuramoyl-L-alanine--D-glutamate ligase — MSRSVGKNTRTLAWRWCEVVPFMAAVAVVGAGKSGQAAARWLALGGRRVVLWDGRDSEALRVVAGALAPFGVEAVLGREFVPEEPDLSLVVVSPGVRWDHPGLVAARARGVTVTGEVGLAWESLSHRRWLCVTGTNGKTTTTALVGHILKTAGLRAPVCGNIGRPVTDLLLEPEDYDWIVAELSSFQIESAQGIRPEVAVWTTFTPDHLNRHGTLERYAAIKAGLLMQARRAVLNGDDAYLGARRSAWPDAWWTSTQAPAAVSLAGKDICIENRPVLPVSAVRLPGAHNLQNVLMAVAACHLTGVGDAAIASGVASFIGVPHRLEAVGEYRGVRFINDSKATNYDAALVGLTAVPAPSVLIAGGQAKTGESGPWLRAIAERCASVVLIGEAAPLFEKWLRAQDYRAVYTAHTLERAVPMAFEQARAQGAQCVLFSPACASFDQFRNFEERGDRFRALIAALAS; from the coding sequence GTGTCAAGATCGGTTGGCAAAAATACCCGTACACTGGCGTGGCGATGGTGCGAGGTGGTGCCCTTTATGGCGGCGGTAGCGGTGGTCGGAGCGGGCAAATCCGGGCAGGCGGCGGCGCGGTGGTTGGCGCTTGGGGGAAGACGGGTAGTGCTCTGGGATGGCCGCGACAGCGAGGCATTGCGGGTAGTTGCCGGGGCATTGGCTCCGTTCGGTGTCGAGGCGGTGCTCGGCCGGGAATTCGTGCCCGAGGAGCCGGATTTGAGCCTGGTGGTGGTGAGCCCCGGGGTGCGTTGGGATCATCCGGGCTTGGTGGCGGCGCGGGCGCGGGGAGTCACGGTGACCGGCGAGGTGGGCCTTGCCTGGGAATCGCTCTCGCATCGCCGGTGGCTTTGTGTGACGGGCACCAACGGCAAGACGACCACCACCGCCCTGGTTGGCCACATCCTCAAGACGGCCGGTTTGCGGGCACCGGTCTGCGGCAACATCGGCCGTCCCGTCACCGACTTGCTGCTGGAGCCCGAAGATTACGACTGGATCGTCGCTGAATTGAGCAGCTTTCAGATCGAAAGCGCTCAGGGGATACGCCCGGAGGTGGCGGTGTGGACGACCTTTACTCCCGACCACCTCAATCGCCACGGTACCCTGGAGCGCTACGCGGCGATCAAAGCCGGGTTGCTGATGCAAGCCCGGCGCGCCGTGCTCAACGGTGACGACGCCTACCTGGGGGCCCGACGCTCCGCCTGGCCCGACGCCTGGTGGACGTCTACGCAAGCTCCGGCGGCGGTCAGTCTCGCCGGGAAAGACATTTGCATCGAAAACCGGCCTGTACTGCCGGTGAGCGCCGTGCGCCTGCCCGGGGCGCACAACTTGCAAAACGTGCTGATGGCCGTGGCCGCCTGTCATCTGACGGGAGTCGGCGACGCAGCGATTGCCTCGGGTGTGGCGAGCTTTATAGGGGTGCCCCATCGCCTTGAAGCAGTGGGCGAATACCGGGGAGTGCGCTTTATCAACGATTCGAAGGCCACCAACTACGACGCCGCTCTGGTAGGGCTCACCGCCGTCCCGGCCCCGAGCGTGCTCATCGCCGGCGGTCAGGCCAAAACCGGCGAAAGCGGACCGTGGCTCCGGGCCATCGCCGAGCGCTGTGCGTCCGTGGTCCTCATCGGCGAAGCGGCGCCGCTGTTTGAAAAGTGGCTTCGAGCACAAGATTATCGGGCCGTCTACACAGCCCATACCCTGGAGCGGGCGGTGCCTATGGCTTTCGAGCAGGCCCGCGCCCAAGGGGCACAGTGCGTGCTGTTTTCACCCGCCTGCGCCAGCTTCGATCAATTTCGCAATTTTGAGGAGCGGGGCGATCGCTTCCGCGCCCTGATCGCCGCGCTCGCAAGCTAG
- a CDS encoding Fur family transcriptional regulator, translating into MVDPAVLLEQKGLKVTPQRYAILRFLQQTEDHPTADQLVEQLNRNLPMTSRATVYNTLSTLRDVGLVREVTHEAGVLRYDANIEPHHHFICRVCGRFDDIDWQSFRSLDLSPIAARYPHIENVEVIVRGVCRQCQATSHGQ; encoded by the coding sequence ATGGTCGACCCCGCAGTGCTACTTGAGCAAAAAGGTCTGAAGGTCACCCCCCAGCGCTACGCGATTTTGCGTTTTTTGCAGCAGACCGAGGACCACCCCACCGCCGATCAGTTGGTCGAGCAACTCAACCGCAATTTGCCGATGACCTCGCGGGCTACCGTCTACAACACCCTCAGCACCCTGCGCGATGTCGGGCTGGTGCGCGAAGTCACCCACGAGGCGGGGGTGCTGCGTTACGACGCCAACATCGAACCCCACCATCACTTTATTTGCCGCGTGTGCGGGCGCTTCGACGATATCGATTGGCAGTCGTTCCGGTCGCTGGATCTCAGCCCGATCGCCGCGCGCTATCCGCACATCGAAAATGTCGAAGTGATCGTGCGCGGCGTTTGCCGCCAATGCCAGGCCACCAGCCACGGCCAGTAA
- a CDS encoding rubrerythrin family protein, with amino-acid sequence MTTTNGNTSKTQENLHSAFAGESMANRKYLYFASVARELGNEEVAKLFEKTAEEETGHAFAHLRLVHPPGTLTVEKLLELAAEGELYETNEMYPTFQQEAVTEHEQAAAAEFAEQAEESREHAERFLKMLKRASKQFGALGAVEKAHAQRYLDALEAVRQG; translated from the coding sequence ATGACCACCACCAACGGCAACACCAGCAAGACCCAGGAAAACCTGCACTCCGCCTTCGCAGGCGAGTCGATGGCCAACCGCAAGTATCTCTACTTCGCCTCGGTCGCCCGCGAATTGGGCAACGAAGAGGTGGCCAAACTTTTTGAGAAGACCGCTGAGGAGGAGACCGGCCACGCCTTTGCCCACCTGCGCCTGGTTCATCCGCCCGGCACCCTGACGGTGGAGAAGCTCCTGGAGCTGGCGGCCGAGGGCGAGCTGTACGAGACCAACGAGATGTACCCGACCTTTCAGCAGGAGGCGGTTACCGAGCACGAGCAGGCGGCGGCGGCGGAATTCGCCGAGCAGGCCGAGGAGTCGCGCGAGCATGCCGAGCGCTTCTTGAAGATGCTCAAGCGCGCCTCCAAGCAGTTCGGCGCCCTCGGTGCCGTCGAGAAGGCCCACGCCCAGCGCTACCTTGACGCCCTCGAAGCGGTCCGCCAGGGTTAA
- a CDS encoding fatty acid desaturase, with protein sequence MTIDTPAAGIRTHNRKLLRQLERVTYREVLSTIPKKCFERDTLRGLGAVVLHLGVLAGSYALFAVSPIWLAPLFWVWIGTVLWGNFVLAHDCGHQSFSPYRRLNALVGHGLLLPTLYPFHSWRIMHNRHHAWTNHQDNDNSWRTIAPETYAGMNDFNRFFYRHVHTWAWWFASVIHLFIFHYDQKKFLPQERPEARFSIAVNVVFAAVALPGLFWLTGFGGVLSYWVLPWLVFHFWLSTFTLIHHNHPDIPYFPEGEWTPLKAQLFGTVHCEYPWWVELVAYRIGVHIPHHLSTAIPYYHLDEAHAALKARWPEYVHEARFTWPYLKSIVTTCHLSGPEGYHLPIKRARVVRGRK encoded by the coding sequence TTGACGATCGATACGCCGGCGGCGGGCATCCGCACGCACAACCGCAAGTTACTGCGCCAACTGGAGCGGGTGACCTACCGCGAGGTGCTCAGTACCATTCCCAAAAAATGCTTCGAGCGCGACACCCTGCGCGGCCTGGGGGCGGTGGTCCTGCACCTGGGGGTTCTGGCCGGTTCTTACGCGCTTTTTGCCGTCTCTCCGATCTGGCTGGCGCCGCTCTTTTGGGTGTGGATCGGCACGGTGCTGTGGGGCAACTTCGTGCTGGCCCACGACTGTGGTCACCAGTCCTTCTCGCCCTACCGCAGGCTCAATGCGCTGGTGGGCCATGGGCTGCTGCTGCCGACGCTCTACCCGTTTCACAGCTGGCGGATCATGCACAACCGCCACCACGCCTGGACCAACCACCAGGACAACGACAACAGCTGGCGGACGATCGCCCCCGAGACTTACGCGGGTATGAACGACTTCAACCGGTTTTTTTATCGGCATGTCCACACCTGGGCCTGGTGGTTCGCCTCGGTCATTCATCTGTTCATCTTCCACTACGACCAAAAGAAATTCCTCCCCCAGGAGCGGCCCGAGGCGCGCTTTTCGATTGCAGTGAACGTCGTGTTTGCAGCGGTCGCCCTACCGGGCTTGTTCTGGCTCACCGGTTTTGGGGGGGTGCTCAGTTACTGGGTGCTGCCGTGGCTGGTCTTTCACTTCTGGCTGAGCACCTTCACCCTTATCCACCACAACCATCCGGACATTCCCTACTTCCCGGAGGGCGAGTGGACGCCGCTGAAGGCGCAACTGTTCGGCACGGTCCACTGCGAGTACCCCTGGTGGGTCGAACTGGTGGCCTACCGCATTGGCGTGCACATCCCCCACCACCTCTCGACGGCGATCCCGTACTATCACCTCGACGAGGCCCACGCCGCCCTCAAAGCCCGCTGGCCGGAGTACGTGCACGAGGCGCGCTTCACCTGGCCGTATCTCAAATCGATCGTCACCACCTGCCACCTGAGCGGTCCGGAGGGCTATCATCTGCCCATCAAACGCGCCCGGGTCGTAAGGGGCCGCAAATAA